From Geomonas agri, one genomic window encodes:
- a CDS encoding dicarboxylate/amino acid:cation symporter, with product MKKNKLTLYILVAMILGIVVGYFCNLNAPDAKAAKVIAGYFDIISSVFLRLIKMIIAPLVFGTIVSGIAGNGDSKAIGRIGIRAMGWFLCASVISLVLGMVFVNLFQPGVGTSLPAPATGATTNLNVAALNFKDFVTNIFPTSFLDAMAKNSILQILIFSVFFGFAIASFKDDATKTVVAFVKELVNIMLKVTDYVMQFAPVGVFAAMASCITVQGLGVLTTYGKFIGSFYIGLIVLWAVLIGAGYLFLRNSTWTLLKLIREPMLIAFSTASSEAAYPQTLESLERFGVKEKVSGFVLPLGYSFNLDGSMMYQAFAIIFIAQVYNIELSISKQIALLLVMMLTSKGMAGVARASLVVVAATLPMFNLPEAGLLLIMGIDQFLDMGRTATNVIGNSIATAVVAKWEGDLGAEQEDEADDALLVAVPVQE from the coding sequence ATGAAAAAGAACAAATTGACCCTCTACATCCTGGTGGCGATGATTCTCGGAATCGTCGTCGGCTACTTCTGTAACCTCAATGCACCGGACGCCAAGGCTGCCAAAGTGATTGCCGGATACTTCGACATCATCTCGTCGGTCTTTCTGCGCCTGATCAAGATGATCATCGCGCCGCTGGTCTTCGGCACCATCGTCTCCGGCATCGCCGGCAACGGCGACTCCAAGGCCATCGGCCGGATCGGAATCCGCGCCATGGGCTGGTTCCTCTGTGCATCGGTGATCTCCCTGGTGCTCGGCATGGTGTTCGTCAACCTGTTCCAGCCCGGCGTCGGCACCTCGCTACCCGCACCGGCGACAGGCGCAACCACCAACCTCAACGTCGCCGCCCTCAACTTCAAGGATTTCGTTACCAACATCTTCCCGACCAGCTTCCTCGATGCCATGGCGAAGAACTCCATCCTGCAGATCCTGATCTTCTCCGTCTTCTTCGGGTTCGCCATTGCCTCCTTCAAAGACGACGCCACCAAAACCGTGGTCGCCTTCGTGAAGGAACTGGTAAACATCATGCTCAAGGTGACCGACTACGTCATGCAATTCGCCCCGGTAGGCGTCTTTGCCGCCATGGCGTCCTGCATCACCGTGCAGGGGCTCGGTGTGTTGACCACCTACGGCAAGTTCATCGGGAGCTTCTACATCGGCTTGATCGTGCTCTGGGCCGTGCTCATCGGCGCCGGCTACCTGTTCCTGCGTAACTCCACCTGGACCCTGCTCAAGCTGATCCGTGAGCCGATGCTGATCGCCTTCTCGACCGCGAGCAGCGAGGCCGCCTATCCGCAGACCCTGGAGTCCCTGGAGCGCTTCGGCGTGAAAGAGAAAGTCTCCGGCTTCGTGCTGCCGCTGGGCTACTCCTTCAACCTGGACGGCTCCATGATGTATCAGGCCTTTGCCATCATCTTCATCGCTCAGGTCTACAACATCGAGCTTTCCATTTCCAAGCAGATCGCCCTGCTCCTGGTCATGATGCTGACCAGCAAGGGTATGGCCGGTGTCGCCCGCGCCTCGCTGGTGGTTGTCGCCGCCACCCTCCCCATGTTCAACCTCCCCGAGGCGGGCCTGCTGCTCATCATGGGCATCGACCAGTTCCTCGACATGGGGCGCACCGCGACCAACGTCATCGGCAACAGCATCGCCACCGCCGTCGTCGCCAAGTGGGAAGGCGACCTCGGTGCCGAGCAAGAGGATGAGGCAGACGACGCGCTCCTCGTCGCGGTACCGGTACAGGAGTAG
- a CDS encoding sigma-54-dependent transcriptional regulator, with protein MIDSLNPTFEILLVDDEEAWLRSISMTLAMSGGINNVVRCSDSTKVLELLRSRPIGLVLLDLNMPNLSGQDLLPAIIEEHPEVPVIVLSGLNQVSVAVECMQKGAFDFFVKTVEEERLIQGIHRAIRLIDLQRENSEMKSRILSDRLEHAEAFADILTADRAMLSIFRYIEAVAGSSQPILITGESGVGKELVARAVHKVSRRPGQLVSVNVAGLDDQIFSDTLFGHTRGAFTGAELPRSGMIERAADGTLFLDEIGDLAITSQVKLLRLLQEGEYFSLGSDVPKRMNARVVVATHHDLAAKQAAGEFRKDFYYRLCGHHIHIPALRERPDDIPLLFDHFLDEAARELNKKKPTVPKELPVLLTNYSFPGNVRELRALVYDAMSRHEAHMLSMDTFKRVLGKDQSRPVRLDEQGQRSVFVPTEPLPALYEVSDLLVAEAMRRAQGNQSIACRLIGISQPALSKRLKKTGDSLS; from the coding sequence ATGATCGACTCACTTAATCCCACGTTCGAGATCCTCCTGGTGGACGACGAGGAGGCGTGGCTGCGCAGCATCAGCATGACCCTCGCCATGTCGGGCGGCATCAACAACGTGGTGCGCTGCTCCGACAGCACCAAGGTCCTGGAGTTGCTCCGATCCCGCCCCATCGGCCTGGTCCTGCTCGACCTGAACATGCCGAACCTCTCCGGCCAGGACCTGCTCCCCGCCATCATCGAAGAGCACCCGGAGGTCCCGGTGATCGTGCTGAGCGGACTGAACCAGGTATCCGTCGCCGTGGAGTGCATGCAAAAGGGCGCCTTCGACTTCTTCGTCAAGACCGTCGAGGAGGAACGCCTGATCCAGGGGATCCACCGCGCTATCCGGCTGATCGACCTGCAGCGGGAAAACAGCGAGATGAAATCCCGCATTTTGAGCGACCGGCTGGAGCACGCCGAGGCTTTCGCCGACATCCTCACCGCGGACCGGGCCATGCTTTCCATCTTCCGCTACATCGAGGCGGTGGCCGGGAGCAGCCAGCCGATACTGATCACCGGGGAAAGCGGGGTCGGCAAGGAACTGGTGGCGCGGGCGGTGCACAAGGTGAGCCGGCGCCCCGGACAGCTCGTCTCGGTCAACGTGGCGGGACTGGACGACCAGATTTTCAGCGACACCCTCTTCGGCCACACCAGGGGCGCCTTCACCGGTGCGGAACTCCCCCGCAGCGGCATGATCGAGCGGGCGGCGGACGGGACCCTGTTCCTGGACGAGATCGGGGACCTGGCCATCACCTCACAGGTCAAACTGTTGCGCCTGCTGCAGGAGGGTGAGTACTTCTCCCTGGGCAGCGACGTACCCAAGCGCATGAACGCGCGGGTGGTCGTGGCGACCCACCACGACTTGGCCGCCAAGCAGGCCGCCGGAGAGTTCCGCAAAGACTTCTACTACCGCCTGTGCGGTCACCACATCCACATCCCGGCCTTGCGCGAGCGTCCCGACGACATCCCTCTTCTCTTCGACCACTTCCTGGACGAGGCGGCCCGGGAGCTCAACAAGAAGAAACCGACCGTCCCCAAGGAACTCCCCGTCCTGCTGACCAACTATTCCTTCCCCGGCAACGTGCGCGAGCTGCGCGCGCTGGTGTACGACGCCATGAGCCGCCACGAAGCGCACATGCTCTCCATGGACACCTTCAAGCGGGTCCTCGGTAAAGATCAGAGCCGCCCCGTGCGGCTGGACGAGCAGGGACAACGCAGTGTCTTCGTCCCCACCGAACCGCTCCCCGCCCTGTACGAGGTGAGCGATCTCCTGGTCGCCGAAGCGATGCGCCGGGCACAGGGGAACCAGTCCATAGCCTGCCGCCTTATCGGAATCTCCCAGCCGGCACTGAGCAAACGCCTTAAAAAGACAGGAGATTCCTTGTCGTAA
- a CDS encoding transporter substrate-binding domain-containing protein, with amino-acid sequence MKGSILFTQHILPALLLLALCLVMPYSAWAAGGTIVVGGDHNYPPYEFIDKDGHPAGFNVDLTRAIAEVMGMTVEIRLGRWDEIRNALRTGEVDIVQGMVQADVRARDYDFSPPHSIINQSVFARRGTKPVRDLSDLKGKEVLVQNGGMMHDYLLGKNVGARIFPVDTHIDALRQLAAGKHDYALVGNLPGLYLSREFGLSNIVPVGRLFAGQPYCYAVSKGNEQILSQFSEGLAILKNTGRYQKIHDKWLGALEPPTVSWRKILTYAAITALPLLLLLSAIGYINRRLAKEVAVRTQEMQLQQQQLIQADKMASLGVLVSGIAHEINNPTGLLLYNLPVLKKIFRSTEEHLEQRFQKEGDFLIGGLRYSQFREDIPLLIDEMQDGATRIKRIVEDLKDFARKDTSQMDQSVLLNDVVRAALRLVENSIRKTTGNVVTTLAEGLPAVRGNAQRIEQVVVNLILNACQALPDPTKGIFLATSYDAERNEVLLLVRDEGVGIASEDLHRIADPFFTTKRETGGTGLGLSVSASIIKEHKGTMAFDSRQGEGTTVRVALPALQGA; translated from the coding sequence ATGAAAGGTAGCATCCTCTTCACGCAGCACATCCTGCCGGCACTGCTTCTGCTGGCCCTGTGCCTGGTCATGCCGTACTCCGCCTGGGCGGCGGGTGGGACCATCGTCGTCGGCGGTGACCACAACTACCCCCCGTACGAATTCATCGACAAGGACGGCCATCCCGCCGGTTTCAACGTCGACCTGACCCGCGCCATCGCGGAGGTGATGGGGATGACGGTGGAGATCCGCCTCGGCCGCTGGGACGAGATACGCAATGCGCTACGAACCGGCGAGGTGGACATCGTCCAGGGGATGGTCCAGGCGGACGTGCGTGCCAGGGATTACGATTTCTCGCCACCGCATTCCATCATCAACCAATCGGTCTTCGCCCGCCGCGGCACCAAGCCGGTCCGCGATCTGAGCGACCTCAAGGGGAAGGAGGTCTTAGTGCAAAACGGCGGCATGATGCACGACTACCTCCTGGGAAAAAACGTGGGGGCGCGCATCTTCCCGGTGGATACCCACATCGACGCGCTGCGACAACTCGCCGCAGGCAAACACGACTACGCCCTGGTCGGCAACCTGCCCGGACTCTACCTGAGCCGCGAGTTCGGGCTCTCCAATATCGTACCGGTGGGCAGGCTCTTCGCCGGCCAACCTTATTGCTACGCGGTCAGTAAAGGGAACGAGCAGATCCTTTCCCAGTTCAGCGAAGGGCTCGCCATCCTGAAAAACACCGGGCGCTATCAGAAGATCCACGACAAGTGGCTCGGCGCGCTGGAGCCTCCCACCGTCTCCTGGCGCAAGATCCTCACCTACGCGGCTATCACCGCGCTGCCGCTTTTGTTGCTGCTGAGCGCCATCGGCTACATCAACCGCAGGCTCGCCAAGGAAGTCGCCGTGCGCACCCAGGAGATGCAGTTGCAACAGCAGCAACTGATCCAGGCGGACAAGATGGCGTCGCTCGGGGTCCTCGTGTCGGGTATCGCCCACGAGATCAACAACCCGACCGGGCTTTTGCTCTACAACCTGCCAGTATTGAAGAAGATCTTCCGCTCCACCGAAGAGCATCTGGAACAGAGGTTCCAAAAGGAAGGAGACTTCCTGATCGGCGGGCTGCGCTACTCGCAGTTTCGCGAGGACATCCCTCTGCTCATCGACGAGATGCAGGACGGTGCGACCCGCATCAAGCGCATCGTCGAGGACTTGAAGGACTTTGCCCGCAAGGACACCTCGCAGATGGACCAGTCGGTGCTCCTGAACGACGTGGTCCGGGCCGCCCTCAGGCTGGTGGAGAATTCCATCCGCAAGACCACCGGCAACGTCGTCACCACCCTTGCCGAAGGCCTACCGGCAGTGCGGGGCAACGCGCAGCGGATCGAACAGGTAGTGGTCAACCTGATCCTCAACGCCTGCCAGGCACTCCCAGACCCGACCAAGGGGATCTTCCTCGCTACCAGTTATGACGCCGAACGAAACGAGGTCCTGCTGCTGGTCCGCGACGAGGGGGTGGGTATCGCCAGCGAGGATCTGCATCGTATCGCGGACCCCTTCTTCACCACCAAGCGCGAGACAGGCGGGACTGGCCTGGGCCTCTCCGTATCGGCCTCCATCATCAAAGAACACAAGGGGACCATGGCTTTCGACTCGCGACAGGGCGAGGGGACCACGGTACGGGTGGCGCTGCCCGCCCTGCAAGGAGCATGA
- a CDS encoding pyridoxamine 5'-phosphate oxidase family protein, with product MIPEKLLEILKQDGVVAIATLGEDGPHLVNTWNSYIRVSAEGRVLIPAGYMNRTEANVAYNPEVLLTVGSSKVQGLHGPGAGFLIKGKAAFITSGPDFDQLKSKFSWLRATLSVTPDTVTQTW from the coding sequence ATGATACCCGAAAAGCTGCTGGAAATTCTGAAACAGGATGGCGTGGTCGCCATCGCCACCCTGGGAGAGGATGGTCCTCACCTGGTCAACACCTGGAACAGCTACATCCGCGTCTCCGCAGAGGGGCGCGTATTGATTCCCGCCGGCTACATGAACCGGACCGAGGCCAACGTCGCCTACAACCCGGAGGTCCTGCTCACGGTGGGGAGCAGCAAGGTGCAGGGCCTGCACGGACCGGGCGCAGGTTTTCTCATCAAGGGGAAAGCCGCATTTATAACGTCCGGACCCGATTTCGATCAACTAAAATCCAAGTTCAGCTGGCTGCGCGCCACTTTGTCTGTCACCCCCGACACGGTCACCCAGACCTGGTAG